A region from the Aegilops tauschii subsp. strangulata cultivar AL8/78 chromosome 5, Aet v6.0, whole genome shotgun sequence genome encodes:
- the LOC109773907 gene encoding uncharacterized protein, translating into MPPPQKKTKVEDEVPRATVASAVVSLTNWMRERAAEAPPNLLADERDDVVVLQLSLHRVPPKPTTKPHLLPLPHPVVAHSATSVCVISDDRAGSGSPAAAPILDAARSLELPVSEAIPFYALRTDYRPYESCRRLAASYDLFLADRALLPILPCLLGKSLYSTKKAPLAVDFTRAGWPEQVHNVLSSTCVYLRSGTCSGIKVGRLDMEEEEIVENVMAAVEAAVEKVPEKWANVRALHLKAVDSVALPIYQVVPELGMKIEVC; encoded by the coding sequence ATGCCGCCGCCGCAGAAAAAGACcaaggtggaggacgaggtgCCCCGCGCGACGGTGGCCAGCGCCGTGGTGTCGCTGACCAACTGGATGCGCGAGCGCGCGGCGGAGGCACCCCCGAACCTGCTCGCGGACGAGCGCGACGACGTCGTGGTGCTCCAGCTCTCGCTCCACCGCGTCCCGCCCAAGCCCACCACCAAGCCGCACCTCCTCCCGCTCCCGCACCCCGTCGTCGCCCACTCGGCCACCTCCGTCTGCGTCATCTCCGACGACCGCGCCGGCTCCGgatcccccgccgccgcccccatccTTGACGCGGCCAGGTCCCTCGAGCTCCCCGTCTCGGAGGCCATCCCCTTCTATGCCCTGCGGACCGACTACCGCCCCTACGAGTCGTGCCGCCGCTTGGCCGCCTCCTACGACCTCTTCCTCGCCGACCGCGCCCTGCTCCCGATCTTGCCCTGCCTCCTCGGGAAGTCCTTGTACTCCACCAAAAAGGCCCCACTCGCGGTCGACTTCACCCGGGCTGGATGGCCAGAGCAGGTCCACAATGTCCTGAGCTCCACTTGCGTCTACCTGCGATCCGGTACCTGCTCGGGGATCAAGGTGGGCAGGCTGGACATGGAGGAAGAGGAGATCGTCGAGAACGTGATGGCGGCAGTGGAGGCTGCTGTGGAGAAGGTGCCAGAAAAGTGGGCAAACGTGAGGGCTTTGCATCTCAAGGCTGTGGACTCGGTTGCCCTGCCGATATACCAGGTTGTGCCGGAGTTGGGCATGAAGATTGAGGTTTGTTAG